The following coding sequences lie in one Candidatus Nitrospira allomarina genomic window:
- a CDS encoding SDR family oxidoreductase: MTSGDRNTHDLSYGLKNSMRMTHSTLLFGATSILGFNLARLFPETILPFISPGNSSKSVCEWPVLQMENPDWVEHTLAQYQPKVLLYCHAVCDVPKCEADPAWAHEINVQHLDRVVEKLPAQIRLVYVSSDHVFGGDGEYNEYSPPCPISVYGQTRVNAEKLVLNRQGSLVIRTGLAIGPSPNGRTGHLDWLRYRTQQHLPITIVEDESRSVVWVTDLARRVMKFAQSTETGIRHISATRAVSRVELAKHLMSILGEPPTFRCESRHQRPSPHLGRVELTSAYADSLSWPLASVLDG; this comes from the coding sequence GTGACTTCGGGAGATCGCAACACTCATGATTTATCCTATGGCCTCAAAAACTCGATGCGGATGACCCATTCCACGCTCCTCTTCGGCGCGACCTCCATTCTTGGGTTCAACCTGGCCAGATTATTTCCGGAAACCATTCTGCCGTTTATCTCCCCGGGCAATTCTTCGAAATCAGTTTGTGAGTGGCCGGTCCTCCAAATGGAAAATCCAGATTGGGTGGAACACACCTTGGCTCAGTATCAACCGAAGGTCCTGTTGTATTGCCATGCGGTGTGTGATGTGCCGAAGTGTGAAGCCGACCCCGCTTGGGCGCATGAGATCAACGTCCAACATCTCGATCGTGTGGTAGAGAAACTACCAGCCCAAATCCGATTGGTGTATGTGTCTTCTGATCATGTCTTTGGTGGGGATGGGGAATACAATGAATATTCTCCCCCGTGTCCCATTAGTGTGTATGGCCAGACCCGTGTCAACGCAGAAAAGCTGGTCTTGAATCGACAAGGGTCGCTGGTCATTCGGACGGGTCTGGCGATTGGCCCTTCACCGAACGGGCGCACAGGGCATTTGGATTGGCTTCGTTACCGCACTCAACAACATCTTCCCATTACTATTGTTGAAGATGAATCTCGCTCCGTTGTGTGGGTGACGGATCTGGCCAGACGCGTCATGAAATTCGCACAAAGCACTGAGACAGGCATCCGGCATATCTCCGCCACTCGGGCTGTATCGAGAGTGGAATTGGCCAAGCATCTGATGTCGATTTTGGGAGAACCTCCTACTTTCCGTTGTGAGAGCCGTCATCAACGGCCGTCCCCCCATTTGGGCCGGGTGGAATTAACCAGCGCCTATGCCGATAGCCTTTCTTGGCCCTTGGCAAGCGTCCTGGATGGATGA